CACTTTGGCACGCTGAGCTTCTCTCGCGTGTTTGCGCAGATCACCGCACAGCCTGAGTTGCATGGCGGATTCCTGACAGCCATTGCTCTGCTGCTTGTTGTTGGTGCTGCGGGTAAATCGGCGCAGATTCCGCTGTATGTCTGGCTGCCGGACGCGATGGAAGGCCCAACGCCTGTTTCCGCGCTGATCCATGCTGCAACGATGGTCACTGCAGGCATCTACATGGTGGCCCGCTCGCACGTCTTGTTCGACCGTTCTCCGCTGGCGTTGAGCGTTGTGGCTGTGATCGGTGCTGCAACAGCAATCTTCGCCGCCTGCATCGGTCTGGTGCAGAACGATATCAAGCGCGTTCTGGCTTACTCCACCGTCTCGCAGCTTGGATACATGTTTATGGGTTGCGGAGTCGCGGCGTACTCGGCTGCCGTCTTTCACCTGATGACGCATGCGTTCTTCAAAGCGCTGCTCTTCCTTGCGGCTGGATCGGTGATTCACGCACTGAGCGGCGAGCAGGATATGCGTGTCATGGGTGGTCTGCGCAAGCGGATTCCTGTGACCTTCTGGACGATGACCGTTGCGGTCTTTGCGATTGCGGGTTTCCCGCCGTTCGCTGGTTTTTTCTCGAAGGACGAGATCCTCTACCAGACGTTCGCGTGGCACAATCCGCTGGCCAAGCCGCTTTGGGCCGTTGGCCTGATCACAGCTGCCATGACGAGCTTCTACATGTTCCGTCTCTGGTACAAGACTTTCTTCGGCGCTGAGCGCTTTACAGAGCACACCGACGCACATGGTCATGACGACCACGCGCCCGTTCACGCGCGCAAAGACACGACGCTTGTCATGGAAACCGAGCACGACTCTGGACAGGCTGTGCATACGCACGGCGTGCACGAGTCACCGTGGATCATGCTGGCTCCTCTGTGCGTTCTTGCCGTGCTGGCCGCGATTGGCGGATGGGTAGGTATTCCCGAAGCCCTCGGTGGCCATAACGAGATTCAGCACTTCCTGGATCCGGTATTTGCAGTCACAGCACATGCGGAGAATGTAGCGAATGTGGATGAGGTTTCTCATTCGCTAGAACTCGGTCTGGCAGCGGTGTCCGTTCTGGCTGCGCTCTTCGGCCTCTTCCTCGCAGACTTCTTTTATCGCCGTAAGCCCGGAACGCTGGGTGCGATGTCCGCAAACTCCGGTCTATACCGCCTGGTCGCCAACAAGTTTTATGTGGATGAGCTCTATCACTTCGCAATTGTGAAACCGCTCGAGATCGGCTCGCGCTTCCTGCTCGAAGACGTCCTGGAGCGCGGTGTAGTGAACGGCTCCGCCCGTGCACTTGCTTTTATCACACGCGGTGGCTCGAACCTGACGCAACGCATGCAGTCAGGAAACATTCGTTCGTATGCGGGCTGGCTTGCTGCCGGCGCCGCCGTCGTCCTTTTCATCATGGCCGTAACCAGCCTGCACCTGCGCTAGAGAGAACCCAGAGACCATGCAGCCGTTCGATCCCATCATCCTCTCGCTGATCCTCATCACGCCGCTGGCGGGCGCGGTTCTGTTGGCCATCCTTCCTGATCGTGGACGCCTGCAGCAGACCGTAGCGCTTATCGTCACACTGATCACCTTCGGCCTAACGCTGCACCTTCCGTCCCACTGGCACGCGCTGGCTGCTGGCCAGTTTGCCTTCGATCAGAACCTGCCGTGGATCGCGTCGCCCGCCATCCGCTATCACCTGGGCGTGGACGGTCTGTCGATGTGGCTCGTGGTGCTCTCCGGCCTGCTTGCTCCGCTGGGCGTTCTTGCCAGCTGGAACACTATCAGTTCGCGCAAAAAGCTCTTCTACGCGCTCTTCCTTCTGCAGCAGGTCGCGATGTTCGGCGTCTTCGTCTCGCTGGACCTCTTCCTCTACTACGCCTTCTGGGAGCTGGCACTGGTGCCGATGACGATCCTCATCGCCACTTTTGGCCGCACGGAGAAGCGCAAGCGCTCGGCGATCAAGTATTTTCTGTACGCCTTCATTCCTTCGGCGATTCTGCTCGTTGGCATCCTGTGGCTGTACACCGTCACGGGCACAATGGACGTTCCCACGCTGATCCACATGGCGGCTGCGCACCAGATTCCGGGGTCCACGCAGGCACTCTGGCTCGCTTCCCTCGCCTTCCTCATTGCTTTTGCGGTGAAAGTACCTATCTTTCCGCTGCACGGCTGGCTTGCGGATGCGATCTCTGACGCTCCTACTGCAGCCGTGATGGTACTGGCTGGAAAGCTTGGGCTCTACTCCATCCTGCGCTTCTCCTTTGGCATCTTTCCTGAGCAGTCACACCGCATTGCACCGCTTCTGATTGTCCTTGGAGCAATTGGCATTGTGTACGGCTCGCTCATTGCAATGCTCTCCAACGATCTGAAACGGCTCGCGTCATACTCCACCGTCGCTCATCTCAGCTTCATCACGCTGGGAATCTTCAGCTTCACGGCTTCGGGTCTCGATGGTGGTATGTATCAGATCCTGAACCACGGCATCTCGGGCGGCGCGATGTTCCTCCTGATGGGCTTCCTCTATGAGCGCTACGGAACGTACGATATGCGCCAGCTTGGCGGTATCGCACAGACCTTGCCGTGGATGGTGACGCTCTTCGTCATTACGTCCCTGTCCAATGCCGGCTTGCCGATGCTGAACTCTTTCGTAGGTGAGTTTTTGATTCTCTCCGGTTCGGCACAGAGCGTTCTGACACAGCATGCGATGCTTTGGACGACGATTGCCACGACGGGCGTTATCCTCTCCGCGGCCTACCTGCTCACGATGATCCAGAGAACGTTCTACGGCAGCTTCGGTACGCGTTCCGGCGAACTGACCGGTGCACTTCGCCCGCTGGACATTACGGCACGCGAGCATCTTGCAGTGTGGCCGCTCGTGCTTCTCTTCGTCGTGATGGGTCTGGCTTCGCCTCTGTTCATGAAGGCGCTGGATCCGATTGCGGCTGCGTTTGCGACAACCCCTGTCAACCCGGGGCCGAATACGATTCTGCGCGTGGAGGCCGAAACCTACGGCCCTGCGACGGCGGCACAGACTGGAGTACAGCGCTAGATGCCTCTGTCTTCGAACATTCTCACACTGCTTCCGGAATACATTCTTGTGGTCGCGGGCGTCCTCGTGATGCTTGCCGAACCCTTCTTCAAGGATGATGATTCACGCGCCCCCCTGGGCTGGCTTGCCATCGTTGGTACAGCGGCCTCGGGCGCTGCGGCCTTTTATCAGTCACGCTTTGTTGCCGGAAACGGCGCTCTGCATGCGTTCTCAGGAACGATGGTGGCGGACAACTTCTCGGTCTTCTTCCATCTGTTGATCGCGGCCACTGTCCTCGTCACGCTGCTTGGTTCGATGGACTACTTCCGAGGCCACGCCACCCACGCGGGCGAATACTTCGCCCTGGTGCTCTTCGGCGCAACGGGCATGATGTTGATGACCTCCGCGAACGAGCTTCTGATGGTCTTCATCGGTTTGGAGATCTCGTCCATCTCGACGTACATCCTGGCCGGCTTCCGCAAGGGCAAGATCACAGCCTCCGAGAGCGCGATCAAGTACTTCCTGCTAGGATCGTTTGCCACGGCGTTCTTCCTCTACGGCATCGCGCTGACCTTCGGCGCCACAGGCACCACTTCCATCCCCGCCATCGCTGCAGGGCTCGCCGTTACACGCACGCCGATGCTGGCCCTCACCGCCATTGCGATGATCATCATTGGCCTCGGCTTCAAGGTCTCGGCCGCTCCCTTTCACGTCTGGACGCCGGATGTTTACCAGGGCGCACCTGCTCCTGTTGTTGGCCTGATGTCGACAGCACCCAAGGCCGCTGCTTTCGCGGTGCTCCTGCGTGTTCTGCTGACCGGCTTCCCTGCCTATGAAGCGCGTTGGGCACTGATGCTCTGGGCCATCGCCGCGCTCTCCATGACGATCGGCAATCTGGGCGCTCTGCTGCAGAAGGACGTCAAGCGGATGCTGGCGTACTCGTCGATTGCGCACGCAGGCTACCTGCTGGTGGCGTTCAGTTCCCTTCCCGCGGACGCGGTATCCAACGCTGCGTTCTACATTGCGGCTTACTCGGCGATGAACGTTGGTGCGTTCCTGGTGCTGACGCAGGTTTCGGGCTTCTCCGAAGAGACGCGCAGCCGCAAGGACTTTACGGGTCTGGCTAAGCGTCGTCCTGTGATGGCGGCGCTACTCTCGTTCTTCCTTCTGTCGATGATCGGTATCCCGTTCACCGCCGGGTTCTTCGCCAAGTTCTACGTCTTCGCTGGAGCGTTCCACGCAGGGCATACCGCCTTGGTGATCATCGGCCTTGCAAACTCGGGTGTCGCCTGCTTCTACTATCTGCGGTTGATCCTTTCGCTCTACAGCGAGCCGGATGCGGACCGTGTTGAGGAGCCTGCCTACCGGCACGTTTCTATCTCTGCATCGATTGCCCTGGCGGCCTGCGCGGTGGCGGTTCTGCTTCTGGGAGTGATGCCCGGAAAGATCGTGGCGCATGCGGGACGCGCGGCGATTGCGATTGCGGAGAAGACAGCCGAGCCGGTCACGCTTCCAAATATCCCCTGTGGGATGCCGGATTCGAAATGCCAGGAGACGCGCTAGAACTACGACGCCCGTCACGTAGATCAGGCCCTCGCTTCGGCGAGGGGCTTCGCGTTGACGCAGGCGTCGCGATAGGTCGGGCCTTTGGCCCTTGGGCACAGTCAGTAGATCATTTGCGCTAACCCACAACATTCCAACGCAGAAAGGCCCTCGCCGAAGCGAGGGCCTTCTTTTTGCTACGAAAGAACTACTTGACCTTCAGGAAGATGATGACGAAGGTGAAGAGCGCGAGGGATTCGATGAACGCGAGTCCAAGGATCAGGAAGGTGAAGATGCCAGGGCGAGCGCCGGGGTTGCGGGCGAGCGCTTCAGCGGCAGAGGCGGTTGCCTTGCCCTGTGCGAGACCGCAGAGACCGGCAGCGAGCGCCATGCCGAGACCGGCAGCGATGTACAACATACCCTGCGAGCTGGCGTTGGCTGCTTCCTGAGCGTAGACGGGTGATGCCAGCAGAAGAGCGGCGGCGGCCATGAAGAAGTATTGAAGCTTGCGCATTATGTTTCTCCTTGCCTCTGAAGATGTCCGGTTGCAGTGGGTGGTTGAGGCTCACCGTACTGGCCCCCTCACGCTGCTACCCGGTCCTGCCCGCACACGGCCAGAGGCCCTCCGTGTGCGTCAAACCTGGTGAAACACAGCTCTCTAGTGCTCGTGCGAGACCGCGAGTGAGAGATAAACCGTTGCCAGAAGCATAAAGACATACGCCTGAATCACAGCGACACCGAGATGCAGACCGAGAAAGACGAGCGGAATGCCGATCGGCACCAGCGAGAAGAAGGCCAGCGTGAGCAGATCGCCCGCGAGCATGTTCGCCCAGAGACGAACCGTGAGCGAGAGGACGCGCGCGAAGTGCGAGACGATCTCGATCAAAAGCATGAGGGGCGAAAGCCACCAGACGGGACCGAGGAACTGCTTGACGTAGCCGCCACCGTTCTCACGGATGCCGTGATAGTGGTAGTAGGCGAAGGTCGCAATCGCCAGACCGAGCGGCACCACGGGGTTCGCCGTGGGCGATTCCAGACCGGGGACGAGGCCAAGCAGGTTCGACAGAAGGATGAAGAGGAAGATCGCCGTCAGATAGGCCGTGAAGCGCTCGTAGCCGTGGCCAACGATGCTCTCGCCTTGGCCTGAGACAAACTCGTGGGT
This genomic stretch from Terriglobus saanensis SP1PR4 harbors:
- the nuoL gene encoding NADH-quinone oxidoreductase subunit L; the encoded protein is MSPQYLWFIPLLPFLGFLVNGTVGRRLPRAAVSGVALLSTGLSAALVAWLWVTMKAVNSPLSMSIASRPWITVPGFHVDFAFAVDHLTLIMLGVVTGVGFLIHLYSVGYMAHEEGYWRFFAYLNLFMFFMLVLVLAESFLLLFVGWEGVGLASYLLIGFYFTKDSASNAGKKAFVVNRIGDFGFLLAMFLTIAHFGTLSFSRVFAQITAQPELHGGFLTAIALLLVVGAAGKSAQIPLYVWLPDAMEGPTPVSALIHAATMVTAGIYMVARSHVLFDRSPLALSVVAVIGAATAIFAACIGLVQNDIKRVLAYSTVSQLGYMFMGCGVAAYSAAVFHLMTHAFFKALLFLAAGSVIHALSGEQDMRVMGGLRKRIPVTFWTMTVAVFAIAGFPPFAGFFSKDEILYQTFAWHNPLAKPLWAVGLITAAMTSFYMFRLWYKTFFGAERFTEHTDAHGHDDHAPVHARKDTTLVMETEHDSGQAVHTHGVHESPWIMLAPLCVLAVLAAIGGWVGIPEALGGHNEIQHFLDPVFAVTAHAENVANVDEVSHSLELGLAAVSVLAALFGLFLADFFYRRKPGTLGAMSANSGLYRLVANKFYVDELYHFAIVKPLEIGSRFLLEDVLERGVVNGSARALAFITRGGSNLTQRMQSGNIRSYAGWLAAGAAVVLFIMAVTSLHLR
- a CDS encoding complex I subunit 4 family protein: MQPFDPIILSLILITPLAGAVLLAILPDRGRLQQTVALIVTLITFGLTLHLPSHWHALAAGQFAFDQNLPWIASPAIRYHLGVDGLSMWLVVLSGLLAPLGVLASWNTISSRKKLFYALFLLQQVAMFGVFVSLDLFLYYAFWELALVPMTILIATFGRTEKRKRSAIKYFLYAFIPSAILLVGILWLYTVTGTMDVPTLIHMAAAHQIPGSTQALWLASLAFLIAFAVKVPIFPLHGWLADAISDAPTAAVMVLAGKLGLYSILRFSFGIFPEQSHRIAPLLIVLGAIGIVYGSLIAMLSNDLKRLASYSTVAHLSFITLGIFSFTASGLDGGMYQILNHGISGGAMFLLMGFLYERYGTYDMRQLGGIAQTLPWMVTLFVITSLSNAGLPMLNSFVGEFLILSGSAQSVLTQHAMLWTTIATTGVILSAAYLLTMIQRTFYGSFGTRSGELTGALRPLDITAREHLAVWPLVLLFVVMGLASPLFMKALDPIAAAFATTPVNPGPNTILRVEAETYGPATAAQTGVQR
- a CDS encoding NADH-quinone oxidoreductase subunit N; its protein translation is MPLSSNILTLLPEYILVVAGVLVMLAEPFFKDDDSRAPLGWLAIVGTAASGAAAFYQSRFVAGNGALHAFSGTMVADNFSVFFHLLIAATVLVTLLGSMDYFRGHATHAGEYFALVLFGATGMMLMTSANELLMVFIGLEISSISTYILAGFRKGKITASESAIKYFLLGSFATAFFLYGIALTFGATGTTSIPAIAAGLAVTRTPMLALTAIAMIIIGLGFKVSAAPFHVWTPDVYQGAPAPVVGLMSTAPKAAAFAVLLRVLLTGFPAYEARWALMLWAIAALSMTIGNLGALLQKDVKRMLAYSSIAHAGYLLVAFSSLPADAVSNAAFYIAAYSAMNVGAFLVLTQVSGFSEETRSRKDFTGLAKRRPVMAALLSFFLLSMIGIPFTAGFFAKFYVFAGAFHAGHTALVIIGLANSGVACFYYLRLILSLYSEPDADRVEEPAYRHVSISASIALAACAVAVLLLGVMPGKIVAHAGRAAIAIAEKTAEPVTLPNIPCGMPDSKCQETR
- a CDS encoding ATP synthase F0 subunit C, with protein sequence MRKLQYFFMAAAALLLASPVYAQEAANASSQGMLYIAAGLGMALAAGLCGLAQGKATASAAEALARNPGARPGIFTFLILGLAFIESLALFTFVIIFLKVK
- the atpB gene encoding F0F1 ATP synthase subunit A; the encoded protein is MPEQLLLTQFLNHHLAAPVDALLRAVHVHPVYPEAPISNAVAMELIVMAILLAYFVIVRMTLSVEKPGPAQQLAEMTHEFVSGQGESIVGHGYERFTAYLTAIFLFILLSNLLGLVPGLESPTANPVVPLGLAIATFAYYHYHGIRENGGGYVKQFLGPVWWLSPLMLLIEIVSHFARVLSLTVRLWANMLAGDLLTLAFFSLVPIGIPLVFLGLHLGVAVIQAYVFMLLATVYLSLAVSHEH